The bacterium genome segment TCCGGAGTGCTTGATCACCTTCTCGAGGACCACATTCTTGCGCCGGATGTAGTAGCCATACGCCCGGGGCGGCACTGAGAGGATCCCCTGAATCTCGTCGGCGAGCTCGGGCGTGATGCGCTCGTCGGCGTCGACGATCAAGACCCAGTCGTTCTCCACCCGGTCGCGCGACCAGTTTTTCTGGGCCGCGGAACCAAAGTACTCGCGCTGCAGTACCTTGACCGGATAGCTTTTCGCGATTTCGACCGTCTCATCGGTCGAATAGGAATCCACCACCAACACCTCATCGGCCCAAAGAGCAGACTCGATGCAGTCACCGACATTCACCTCTTCGTTGAAGGTCGTGATGATCACCGAGAGAGGCCGGCTTGGGCGCTTGCTGGCTTGCTCACTATGTTTCGGCATCTTGCACCATGATCCTCTCGATCCGGGCCGCCTTCCCGGAGAGCTCGTCGACCGTGATCAGACAGCCCGCCAGACGGACGTCCCTCTTGGCCACCTCGAACGGAAACGGAGTCTGCTGAAGGAAGCGCCGCAGGACTTTGTCTGTCTTCATGCCGATAATCGATTCGTAGGGTCCGGTCATGCCCGAATCGGTTTGAAACGCGGTACCCGCCGGCAAGACCCGTTCATCGGCAGTCGGCACATGGGTATGGGTTCCTACGACCGCGCTGACTCTGCCATCCAGATAGAACCCTAGCGCCTGTTTCTCACTCGTGGCCTCAGCATGAAAATCCACGAAGACGACCTTGACCTCGTCGGCGAGCTCTCCCAGGATCCGATCGGCCGTGCGAAAGGGGCAGTCGAGCGATTTCATGAAGACTCGGCCTTCCAGATTGAGGGTCGCGACCTTGACGCCACCCGCGGTCTCACCCACATGGACACCCGAGCCGGCCGTGCCCTCCGGATAGTTGGCCGGTCGCAGCAGTCTGGCCTCCGACCCGAGAATCTCGACTACCTCACGCTTGTCCCAGATGTGGTTGCCGCTGGTGAAACAGTGAATCGGAAGCTCGTCCAGCTCCGCGAAAACCGGCGCCGTCAGCCCAAAGCCCCCGGCCGAGTTCTCCACGTTCACGATGACGTAGTCGGTCCGATATTCGTCGATCAATCGCAGCAGATGACGGGCCAGCATGCGCCGGCCCGGCTTGCCCATCACATCGCCGACGAAAAGGATCTTCATTTGGCGTATTCGATCGAGCGCGTTTCCCGAATTACCGTGACCTTGATCTGGCCGGGATAGGTGAGCTCGGATTCGACCTTGCCGGCGATATCGCGCGAGAGCCAGATCGCCTCGTCGTCATTGACCTTCTTGCTGTCCACGATCACCCGCACCTCGCGCCCCGCCTGAATCGCGTAGCTCTTCTGAACACCCTTGAAGCCCTGCGCCAGCTCCTCGAGCGCTTCCAGACGCTTGACGTAGGTTTCCAGAATCTCTCGCCGCGCTCCGGGTCGGGCCGCCGAAAGCGCATCGGCCGCGGTCACCAGCACCGCCTCGACTGTTTCCGGATCGTAGTCGCCATGATGGCAAGCCATCGCGTGGACGACGTCTTCGCGCTCGCCGTACTTGCGCAGCAGATCGATTCCGATCTCGAGATGAGTGCCCTCCATCTCTCGGTCGACGGCCTTGCCGATGTCGTGCAGCAAGCCCGCCCGTTTGGCCACCTGGACGTTGCATTTGAGCTCGGCAGCCATGGTGCCGGCCAGAAACGACACCTCCTTGCTGTGCTGAAGGACGTTTTGCCCGTACGAGGTCCGGTAGCGAAGGCGTCCGAGGAGGCGCACCAGTTCTTGGTGGACATTCGGCAGATTGAGCTCGCGAAGAGCGGACTCTCCTTCCTGGCGGATCTTCTGGTCGAACTCGACCTTGACCTTCTCCACCACCTCCTCGATTCGCGCCGGGTGAATCCGGCCATCCGCGATCAACCGCTCAAGAGCGGTTCGCGCGATCTCGCGACGAAACGGATCAAATCCGGAGACGATGACCGCCTCGGGCGTGTCATCGACGATCAAATCGACGCCGGTTGCCGCCTCGATCGCCCGGATGTTGCGCCCTTCACGTCCGATAATGCGGCCCTTCATCTCATCGCTGGGCAGCATCACGACCGAGACCGTGGTTTCGGAGACGTAGTCCGAGGCTGCTCGCTGCACCGCCATGCCGACGATGCGCTGGGCCTCGCGCGAGGCTTTTTCGCGCGACTCGTCTTCAATCCGCTTGACCATATGCGCGGCTTCCATCCGGGCATCGGTCTTCATGGCCTCGACCAACTCATCCTTGGCCTGCCGAGCCGTGAGGCCGGCGATCTGCTCGAGCTTCCCGGTCTGAACCGAGATCAACTCATCCAGTTCCTTGTGCCTCTCCTCGAGCGCGGCTTCCCGAGCCGTCAGCTTTCGCTCGCGTTTTCCGAACGACTTCTCTTCGCGGCGCAACTCGGCGCTCGCTCGCTGGACCGCATCCTCTTTCTGCTGGACCACGTCCTCCTTCTGAAGGACGCGTTTTTCCAACTGTTCGAGTTCTTTGCGTTGGCGCCGCGAGGCCTTTTCGAATTCGCCCCGCGCCTGGAGGAGTTTCTCGCGAGCCGCCAACTCGGCTTCCTTGAGCTTGGCCTCACTCTCCCGCTGGGCGGCCGCGAGGATTCCCTCGGCCTCTCGCTGAGCCTGCGCCGTGACTCTCTCCGCCGCCCGCCGGAAAAAGAACCACCAGGCGGCCAATATCAGTATCAGAGCCGCGGCCGCGGCAACCAGAATTTCGGTCAACATTTCGACCCCCTATTTCAAAGAGGGGATCGGGTGGATGGAGAGAAACCTCGCTTGTCCGGGAAGGTGTGAGCACCCCCCGTGAAGCCGTGTGGGCGGTATTAGAACCTGGTGTGCACCAGGTGGGTGTCCGCTTCGAGGGCCGTTAGCGTCCCCGTCAAAGCGGGGCTGGCACAGGCCACGGGAATGAAAGACTCCCTGGAATTAAGAGTTGGTTCTACAACTACCTTACCCATCACGAAACCTCACAGGGGATGCCAAGCTCAGTCTTCAATTTCTTATCGCGGCGAGCCGACCTGCAAAAAGCAAGTTAGCTCTCGAGCGCCTTTTCTAGTCTCTCTGTCAGCGTCGCCACTCTCTCCTGGATATCTACCCGTTCCCCTTCCTGCTGCTTCCCACGCCGATACATCTCATCGGCTATGTTGAGCGCCGCCAGGATCGCGATCTTGGCCGTGTCTACAGTCGTGACCTGTTGTGCGACTTCTCGCATCCTCTGGTCCACCAAGTTCGCTACTTCCTGGAGATGCTCCGGGTTATCCTCGCCCCGGACGTGATAGACGGTTCCGAAGATCTCCACATCGGTCGTCGTGGTCGTCTTTGTAGCCATCATCATTCCCGGAAAAGACCTCGCCCCGAGGCCGATAAAACGGCTTCGAGATGAGCTTCGACGAGAAAACTATAGCACAGGCCCGACCGCCCTCGGCCTGTCCTCCGAGCCCTCACAGAGGCGACAAGTCAGTCGCTGTCAGGGATTTCCTGCAGTTTCCGATAGCCGCGATTCCAGTACGCCAGTGGCATCTCGTCGGGCCGCTCGACCATGGACGCTTCCACCTTGCCGACGTAGATCGTGTGGCTCCCGGTCTTGGATCTCGAGTAGATGGAGCAATCCATCCAGGCCAGAGCGGAGGACAGGACCGGAGCTCCGGTCGCCGCCGTAGTCCAGTCTCCAACCGCGAAGCGATCTTCGTCCTTCACCCAGGCGAATCGATTGGAAAGCTCGACCTGATCGTGGGCAAGGATATTGACCGCAAACGAGGCGCCTTCCTCCTGGAGAAGCCCGTAGGCCCGATGCCGATGGTCGATCATGATCAGAACCAGCGGGGGATCGGGCGAAACGGACGCGAAGGCGGACACGGTCAGACCGTGGCGAGTTTCGCCCGAGCGCACGGTCACGATGGTCACGCCGGACGGAAAGTGCCGCAGAACATCCCGGTAGTCGTCGGTGCTGATAGTCAATGGATAAACCCTCGCCAAGTGAGTGTCGGTCGCGGATTCTAGCAGCGCAGAGCGCCAGATCGCGGCCGCGGATCGCGTCTTCCCGGGCATGTGGCCGCAACAACCCAGCGCCCGGGAGCCTGTCCGGCGGCGAGACCGGCCTCGCGCCGCCGATGTCGAGCGACGCCGGACCGACCGTCAATCGGCCAGGGGTACGGTGCTGATATGCCCCGGCAACGAGGGCTTGCTGGTGGACTGGAGCGCCGGAGGCTTCGCGGTTGAATCCAACATCGCGGTGCGAGTGGGAGCCACCTACCGGTTGCGCTGGTGGCTCGGTGAGATTCCACGCCCGATGGCAGCCGTCGTGCGCTGGAGCCGGTTGAGCCGGACTCTCGTCGAATCGGGCGTCGACTCCGTGGGCGACGTGACGCCGGTCTTTCGCTCGGGATTCGAGTTGGTCAAGATCCGGCCAGACGCTCACACCGGAGTCAGCTGTGCCGAGCTCGAGTCGCCCATCTCCAGCCCGTCCGCGAAGTACTCCGTCCAGCGCCGATCGACGAGTCGCGAGATCTCGTCCGAACAGAACAGCTCGTCGGGGAACCCCAGCTTGACCCGCGCGTCGAGAACGATCGGCATGCGATAGCTGAGGTGGTTTCTCACCACCTCGGTACCGGCCGCATGGATATCGGCTGCCGGTTCGAATCGAGTGAAGGTCGTCCAGAGAAAGTTGATCGAGCTCGCCACCGCCCTCTCGGGCTCGTCGGTAACGACGACCAAAGGCCACTCTGAAAACGCCGGATGGCTCGCAATCCGCTCCGGCAAGCCCGGCTCTTCCGACTTGGGCGCTCCTCCGACCACGAGACAGCCGCGGCAGAAGGGCTCGGCAAAACTCACGCCTTGCGGCAACTCGGCTGTCTCGAAGGCGGCTGGAAGCCGTCGCACGGGATCGCCGAGCCCCAGCCAGATTCCCTTGGAGCCCTCGTTGACGGCGGGTCCGGTGTAGTCGAGCGTGTCCATGGCCAGGTTCGCGAAGACGAAAAGGTCGGTTTCGACACGCGTACGCTCGAGAACGTGCTCGAGCGTTGACCGAAAGTCTCGCAGGTCTGTCGGCCGGTCTGTAGCCAGGAGAAACTTGGTGAGGGAAAGTTGGCCTTCTCCAAGGATTCGAAAGGCGCTGGCCATCGCCTCGCGCGCGTAGCGTTCACGAACTACCGCGGCAGCCAGCGAGTGATACCCGGTCTCACCATAGGACCAGAGGTCCACCACCCCGGGCATGACCAAGGGGAACAGAGGCGAAAGCAGATCCTGGAGCAGATCGCCGATGTAGAAGTCTTCCTGGCGCGGCTTGCCGACTACGGTCGCCGGGTAAACCGCACCGTTGCGATGGGCGAGGTGTTCGACCTCGAGCACGGGATAATCGTGCTCGAGCGAGTAGTAGCCGTAGTGGTCGCCGAAAGGTCCCTCGGGGCGACGCTGCCGTGGCGGCACACGGCCTACCAGGGCAAACTCGGCCTCGGCGAGCAGCGGTAGCGGCCCCGGCCCATCGCACAGCGGCAACTTGCCGCCCTGGATCAGAGACGCCAAGACCAGCTCGGGCACGTTCTCTGGCAGCGGCGCGATCGCCGACAACATCGCCGCCGGCGGTCCGCCGACGAAGACGTTTACCGGCAGCGCCTCTTCGCGCGCCTCGGCGACCGCGTAGTGGTAGCCACCGCCCTTGCCGATCTGCCAGTGCATGCCGGTGGTCCGCTCGTCGTACACTTGCAACCGGTACATGCCCAGATTGTGGCCCTTGCCTTCGGGGTGTTCGGTATACACCAGGGGCAGGGTCACGAACGGCCCGCCGTCGTCGGGCCAGGTCGTCAGCACCGGCAAATCTCCGAGGTTCGGAGTCGAGCTCAGGTTGTCGGTGACCGGGCCACGACGATAGCGCTTGAGGCCTACCCGCAGCAGCCCGCCGAGCACGTCCCGGTGCTGCCAGAGCGTGGCCGCCGAAGGCGGCATAAGGTTCTCGGCGAGCTCGACTGCCCGTTGAATCAGCCGGAACGGGTGACGCCCAAAGGCCATCTCGGCGCGCCGGGCGCTGCCGAACAGGTTGGTGACGCACCGGAAGCGCGACCCGTGCACGTTGTTGAAGAGTAGGGCCGCACCTTCCGCCGCAATCACCCGGCGATGGATCTCGGCAATCTCGAGACGGGCATCGACCCCGGCCTCGACCTCCACCAATTCACCCTCGCGCCGAAGAGCGTCGAGGAAGCTGTTCAGATTCTGGAATGGCTTCCTGGTTGAGGTAGTCATCAAACGATGACGAGTCTACGCGAACGTCCGGGGACTCGCCCGGCCTAGGCGAGCAAGCGGCGCAGAAGCACGGCAATCGCCAGCAAGACAACCACGCCCAAGACCTTCTGCACGGTCCGGGGACGGAACCTGACCGACCCCAGATGAGAGCCGATCACGCCACCGAGCAGGACGGAAATGGAAAGAGGTAACAACCAGGTGACCTCCAGCGACCCGGTCTGAGCCCGCGGCAGCAGTCCCGCCAGCGAGTTGAGCATTACGAAGACGGCACCGGCGGTCGCGGCCTCGCGTTCGCTGGCGAGATTCAGGGAGATCAGCAAGGGAATCAGGTAGATGCCGCCTCCGATCCCGACGGTGCCCGCCACGAAACCGAGAACCGCTCCGAGAGCGAGACACGCGGCCAGGCGGCTTCCAGCCTTGAGCTCTAGATTCGAATGAAGATCCCCGACGAGGTAGATCCGAGCCGCCACGGCCACCAAGGTGGCCAACAGGAGCCACTGAAAGACCCTTGCGGCAAGAACCAACTGACCGCCCAAAAAGGCCATGGGCATCGAAGCGAGCAACAACGGCAGGATCAGCTTGGGCCGGAAGTAGCCCGCACGGGAAAAGCTCGCCAGACCCAGACTCGCGACGATCACGTTGAGAGCCAGAGACGTTGTCGGGATGATCGCTTGCGCTACGCCGGCGATCGCGAGAATCGCGGTATAGGAGGTGCCGCCTCCCAGCCCGACCGACGAGTAGAGGAGTGCGACGAAAAAGAAGGCGATCGCGAAAGGCGTCGGGTCGTTCATCGAAAACGGCGCCGCTTCAATAAGAGCTACTGCCCTGGTAAAAAGGTCGGGCTAGCTGCTCTGCGGAGCCGATCTTCGCGACTCCAGCACCGGGCGGCCTTCCTCGATGGCCTGATGAACTTGAGCGTACAAGGCGAACACCCGCTCGCGCGTGATCTTGGCACCGGGTCCGCGCTCTTCGACCAGATCGAGGGTCGCCCAGGCCAATTCGACAGGCAGCGCCGTGAACGCGACCACTCCCGCCGGCGCGCCTGCTCGCTGCAGCTCGCGCGAGTACTCTGTGGCTGCCTGGAGATCGGTTCGTGCCAGCGCGAACACCTCTCCCCGATCGACCGTGGACGGCAGGAAATTCCGGCCTTCACCTTCGTCGGATGCGCTGTCCTTCAGAATGTTGACCAGCTGAAGCCCTTCACCGAACGCCGAAGCCCGCTTGCGAAGAAACTCCGCTGACGCAGCCAGGCTGTCGCTGCCCAACAGGAAGAGATCGGTGAGCATCTCACCGACAATTCCGGCCACGGCGTAACAATACGCGCGCAGGTCGTCCAGGTCTCGCAAGCGCAAGACCCCGGCTCCGTCGGTGTGGGCCACGAACTCCGCCATCAGCTGTGCAGTGCGGCCCGTGTGTTCGACGATGGCGGTACGCGAGGGTTCGTCCAGCGCGAGCAAGGCGGCAAAAACCAGCGGTGTCTCTTCGAGCAGCTCGAGGTATCCCGCGTGGTCGGTGGGTGGCTCTCGCGACCACTCGCGGACACAGCGTTGCGCCCGCTCGACGGAAGGCGAGTCCAGAAGATGGTCGAACTCCTTGAGCGCCGCGAGCCGCTGCGGCCGGTCCCAGAGCACGCTGGCATCCTCGAACGTATCGGCGATCCGGAAGAGAAGATACGCGATCGTAACTTCGCGCAGTGTCGGCTGCGGCAGCTGCGGAATCGCAAGCGCGAAAGTACGGCTCGTCTTCACCAACAGATCGTGAAGACGCGCGTCACGATCTGCAGGCTCCGACGGTTGGGCCGTTTCCGTGCTGATGGGTCTTTCGTCCATTTGAAACGATCCGTTACCGTGGATCCTACCCGACCTTTCGGGCACCGTTTCCGACGCTCCGGCACCGAAAGTACGGCGCCCGGCGTTGACGGGTTCTGTGAAAGCGAGTCTAGTCCGGGTCCACGCGCGTGCCCGAAACCTCTTCGCCGCGGGCCGCGGCAAGGAGCAAGCCCTCTGAGCGGCCGTCCAGAATCCATGAGGGCACGCCCAGGCGACTGAGCGCCAGCGCGCTCTTCACTCGGTGCCGCATTCCGCCGGTCACGTCGCTGACACCGGGCGGACCCTTGACGACCTCGGAGCTCGCGGTTTCGGACAGACTGTCCATCACCTCATCGGCGTTGGCTCTGGTGATCAGGCCGATCGTCTCACCGACCGAGTCGAGAACCCCGTCGGTGTTGCCGAGCCAATAGGCGGCCGATACCCGGAATCCCCTTGCCATAAGCAGGGGCGTGACCGCCAGGAACACCCGCTCGGTCGAGAAGATCCGGGCGCGATCCTCGGTATCGAGGACGACGTCTCCGAACAGCACCGGCAGCAGCCCGCACTCGATCGCTCCGGCCAACGGCTCGATGCTCAGGCTCACGAGTCGGCCCTTCGAAGACACCATCGAGCTGCCAGGCGCCACCGAGAACGGATCCAGACCGGCTTCGAGTAGCGCAGCCATCACCTTCCGATGAAGACGAGCCGCGGCGTCCTGCGTGCGAACCAGAGTGTCGAGCGACGGTTTCACGCCCGGCGAAGACCATCCGCCGCTGGTGGCCACCGCATGACCGAACGATCCGCTACCGTGCCCCAAAACCATACCGCCGGCAATGACCTCCCTGACTTCGCGCAATTCGGCGGCCAACCTCGCCAGAACGCCGGTTCGAACCGACTCCTGGCCGGCCTTGTCGGTGATGAGACTGCCGCCGAGCTTGACCAGAATCACCGGAGGTTTCTCCGTCATGAGCCTCCCAGGTGCTCCGACGTCGAGTAGGGTCCTTCGCCGACACGATCGCGCAGAACCGATTCAACCTCAGCCATCGATTCGAACTCCTTCGCAACTTGCTCTTCGAACTCGGCCGGGCAGATCGCGTGTACATTCGGTCCGGCGTCAATGGTCGCGTACACGGGAACTCCGTCTCTACGCAGCGACCTTATCGACCAAAGCACGGCAAGGGTACCGGGCTTCCAGTAGTAGATCGGCGGTCGCGACGACATCGCGACGTGGTGCAGGTCGATGGCTTCGGACTCCACGATCGGTCCGAGGGTCTCGAGGTCGCGCCGCTTGATCGCGTCCCGAACGGCTTCGAGTCGCTCTCCCAGCTCTCCGAGTCGGGGCGCGAACCGCGGACTTGAGGGAGCGCGCCGATGACCGTCGCGTGAAGAAACGCCTTTCGGCGCCGAGTCGACAACCGCCACTACGTCCCGCAAGTCCCAGTGCTCGGCGGTCGCGATCCGCATGGCCGCCGGTTCATCCAAGTCACCGACATCCGCCGGCCATTGCACGTAGCCGCCCATAACCGACCGCGCCGCCGAGCCGGAACCGCTCATTCGCGCCAGGACGGAGGCTTCTGTGGCGTCCTCGGGGGGCGTTCCCAGCGCCTCGGTTGCGGCCAGTGTCAGGGCCGAGAAACCCGATGCCGAGGACGCGATCCCGGCGCCGGTGGGAAAGCTGTTCTCCGTCCAGACCTTACAGCCCCCGCTCTTCCCAGCCCGCCTCCGGAGATTCTCGAGATGCCGTTGAACGGGCCGTGCAAAGCCGTCCGGGGCCGGCTCGAAGGTGCCGCCCACCTGGCGAAACCGGACTTCATCCCCGCTCCGGGTGCTGTCGTACTCTACGGTGCACTTCGAAGTGCATCTGGACAAGGTCATCGAGATCGAAGGATTGCAGGGCAGCACCTTGTCTTCGTCTCGAATACCCCAATACTTGATGAAGGCGATATTGGAGGGGGCGACAAAGGTGGCTCGCTGCGTTTCAGGCATTGTCATCTCGCGTCAGTTCCAGACCTTGGCCGCCGAGTCGCGCGTCGAATGGCCGGTATGCACCTAGGATAGCGTCGAGGTCCGCGCCGGCTCGAGCCTTGGGCGGCCAGAGCACGAGCAGGCTGCCGGCGGCGGCGGCGGAGAGGCTCCCGGCACCAGAGATCTTAGCCGCGCCCCCCGCGGCCTCGACGCGGCGCACGGCTTGGGCCACCGGAGCCGGCACCACTCCGAGCTCCTCGAGGCAAAGCTCGAATCTCCGAACCGCGTTCACCAGAGTCGGCCAGTCGGGGGTCTCCCGCCCCAGCGCTTCCATCAGCGTTCGGGTAGACCTCTCCATCGCGTCGAGCCGATCGGCGAACCGGCTTGGCTCACGATCGCGCAGATCTCGGACGGCCGCCACGACCTCTCCCGTCGTCTCGGCGGGCGCCCCGGTGTCATAGACCCGAATCCCCTGGCGAAACCAACCCGGCCGAGCCAGATCGGTAGCACGAAGCGACCCGTCCTCTCTGGCCACCGCCAAGAAACCGCCGCGAATGACGGCGGTGTGATCCACTCCCGAAGGCCGCCCATGTTGCCGCTTCTCGGCTTCGAGAGCGACGTCGACGATGCGTTCATCGCCTACCGACAACTCGGTCCCCGCCGACAGCGAGCCCAGAATCGCTGCGGCGACGGCTACGGCGACCGACGCCGAGCTGCCGAAGCCGGAGCCCACCGGCAGCTCGGACCGCACGGACAGGCGCAAAGCCGGGCTCGGGCTGGTGCCCTCAGTCTGCTCCAGGGATCTCATGGCCTCGGCGAGCGCGACCTTGACGACCCCGGCTTCATCGCGTGACCCGAGTCCGGCGAAGTCTCCTCCTGCCGGCCGTTCACGGTAGCTTCGCCAAGACTCGCGGCGCCGATCACCATACGCCGAGATCTCCTCCCAGGTGCACTCTTCCCGATAGCCCAGATCAGGAAGGTCGAGCTCCAGCTCTCCTGTTTCCACCGGTGAAATCCGCGCCCGGGTGCGCAGACCGACCGCGGCAACCAATGCCGGCCGGCCGTATACCGCGGCATGCTCTCCCATGAGAATCAGTTTGCCGGGAGCGCTCGCCTGGCATCGAAGCGCGGACACGGAGCTCGCTATTCCTGAACCCGGCCGCGGCCCAGCTCCTCGTGAGCTCTCGCCAGGTCGCTGGAGGTAAAGGCCGCCAGAAGCGAAAGCTCGCCCGCCAGAACAGTTGCCCCCAGGATCTCCGCCAGCCGCATCACCGCGGCGCCCTTCGCGTCTGACCGTGCGCTGACTCCGAGCAGGGCCAGCGCTTCCGCCTGGGTGTCGAGCGCCGTCCCACCTCCGACGGCACCTAGCGGCAGGTCCGGCATGTAGATCGAAGCGATCACTCCGCCCTCGGCGCGCGCTTCGACCGTGGTCACACCCATCGAGCCCTCGACCACTTGAGCCACGTCCTGTCCGGTCGCAATGAAGAACGCCGCCAGAATATTGGCGAAGTGGGCGTTGTAGCCCATCGAGCCCGCGGCTATCGAGCCCAGGAGATTCTTGCGATACTGGACTTCGACCAAGTCCCGGGCCGACGTCTTGAGATAGCGCTCGAGAACATCATCATCGAGCCCAACCTCGGCCCAGACACGCTTGCCTCGACCCTCGAGGAAGTTGATCGCCGATGGCTTCTTGTCGACACAGAAGTTCCCCGAGAGTGCCAGGCAGGGCAAGCCGGTCTCAGGCTCGATGAGCTCCCGAATCACCCGATCACAGGCGACCGTTGCCATGTTCATTCCCATTGCATCGCCGGTAGCGAAGCGAAAGCGCAGATAGATCGAGCTGCCGAATACCTGAGAGCGGATATCCAACAGCTCGAGATGGTTGCTGGTGGCTTCCGTGACCTCGCGTATGCGGTCTTGGTTCTCATCAACCCAGTCGAGGAACCTACGGGTCGCGTCGATACCGTCGGATCTGAATACCGGAGCTCGGGTCATGCCCACGTCCTCGACGCGTACGACCGCACCCCCAGCCTCACGAATCGCTCGGCAGCCGCGGTTCGTGCTGGCGATGAGCGCGCCCTCGGTCGTAGCCAGCGGTATGTAGAGCTCTTCGTCCGGCGATACGTAGCGACCGCTGACCGATAGGGGACCGGTGATCCCGACCGGAACCTGTGCGGCACCGATGAAGTTCTCACAATGGCGGCTGGCGGCCCGAGCCGCGTCGAGCGCATAGTCGCCGGTTCGCGCGAGCGAGACGCCGCGTTCCTCCTCGAGCGCTCTGCGGCGAATGCGCGCCGCATGTCGTGCCGGCAGATCGGCGGGTAGCTCATGTAGCTGCCGCTTGCCGGAAACCAGCTCGCTCACGAGCCGTTCGGTGACTCTCTGGTCTTCGTCGCTGCGTTCAGATTCACTCATTGCGAGCTACTCCGTCGCTCCGCGTCCCGCGCCGATCGAGTGGAGCCTCGTGTGCTGAAGGGCGGCCACCGAAGCCGCACCGACGCAAAACATCGCGATCCTGAGCTCGCGCACCACCCGCGCCGCGCTTTCGGCGGCCTTCTCGGAGGACTCGTTCGCGCTCTCGAGGAACACTTGTGCCATCCCCACGATGTCGGCACCCAGGGCGATCGCCTTAGCTGCGTCGAGGCCGTTGCGCACCCCTCCGCTGCCAATGATCGTAAGCCCACCAAGACCCCGGAGCTCCCTAATGGACCGCGGCGTCGCTACGCCCCAGCCGGCGAAGATCTCGCCCAGCTCGGCATCGTTGGCGCGGCTGGCTTCGATACGCGCCCAGCTGGTACCACCGAGACCGGCCGTATCGAGGATCTCCACCCCGGCTTCCTTGAGCCGGCGAGCCGTCTCTATCGACAGACCACAGCCGATCTCCTTGACCAGCACCGGAACCTCCAGCTCCTCCGCGATGCGTCCGATCTTCTCGATCAGACCGGAAAAATCCGTCTGGCCCTCGGGCTGTATCGCCTCCTGCAGCGGATTCAAGTGAAGCACCAGGGCGTCGGCTTCGATCATCTCGACCGCGCGTCGGCACTCATCCAGACCGAAGCCGTAGTTGAGCTGAACTGCTCCCAGGTTGGCGAGAATGGGAACATCCGGTGCCGAGGATCGAATCTGAAAGCTCTCTGCTTGAGCGGGGTCCTCGATCGCCTTGCGCTGCGAGCCGACACCGATCGCAATGCCGACCTCTTGCGCTGCAGCCGCGAGGTTGCGGTTGATCCGCGCGGCCTGGCCGGTGCCTCCGGTCATGCAGGAAATGAGAAGCGGCGCCTTGAGCGAATAGCCGAGGAACCGGACCGAAAGATCGATATCGGCCATGTTGATTTCCGGCAGCGCCAGATGGTCGAAGTAGTACCGATCGAAGAAGTGCGCCGATAGCTGCATCCGATCTTCCAGCGC includes the following:
- a CDS encoding type 2 isopentenyl-diphosphate Delta-isomerase encodes the protein MNVSSAKALERDRKAEHIDLALEDRMQLSAHFFDRYYFDHLALPEINMADIDLSVRFLGYSLKAPLLISCMTGGTGQAARINRNLAAAAQEVGIAIGVGSQRKAIEDPAQAESFQIRSSAPDVPILANLGAVQLNYGFGLDECRRAVEMIEADALVLHLNPLQEAIQPEGQTDFSGLIEKIGRIAEELEVPVLVKEIGCGLSIETARRLKEAGVEILDTAGLGGTSWARIEASRANDAELGEIFAGWGVATPRSIRELRGLGGLTIIGSGGVRNGLDAAKAIALGADIVGMAQVFLESANESSEKAAESAARVVRELRIAMFCVGAASVAALQHTRLHSIGAGRGATE
- the mvaD gene encoding diphosphomevalonate decarboxylase, with the translated sequence MPETQRATFVAPSNIAFIKYWGIRDEDKVLPCNPSISMTLSRCTSKCTVEYDSTRSGDEVRFRQVGGTFEPAPDGFARPVQRHLENLRRRAGKSGGCKVWTENSFPTGAGIASSASGFSALTLAATEALGTPPEDATEASVLARMSGSGSAARSVMGGYVQWPADVGDLDEPAAMRIATAEHWDLRDVVAVVDSAPKGVSSRDGHRRAPSSPRFAPRLGELGERLEAVRDAIKRRDLETLGPIVESEAIDLHHVAMSSRPPIYYWKPGTLAVLWSIRSLRRDGVPVYATIDAGPNVHAICPAEFEEQVAKEFESMAEVESVLRDRVGEGPYSTSEHLGGS
- the hmgA gene encoding hydroxymethylglutaryl-CoA reductase (NADPH), with product MSESERSDEDQRVTERLVSELVSGKRQLHELPADLPARHAARIRRRALEEERGVSLARTGDYALDAARAASRHCENFIGAAQVPVGITGPLSVSGRYVSPDEELYIPLATTEGALIASTNRGCRAIREAGGAVVRVEDVGMTRAPVFRSDGIDATRRFLDWVDENQDRIREVTEATSNHLELLDIRSQVFGSSIYLRFRFATGDAMGMNMATVACDRVIRELIEPETGLPCLALSGNFCVDKKPSAINFLEGRGKRVWAEVGLDDDVLERYLKTSARDLVEVQYRKNLLGSIAAGSMGYNAHFANILAAFFIATGQDVAQVVEGSMGVTTVEARAEGGVIASIYMPDLPLGAVGGGTALDTQAEALALLGVSARSDAKGAAVMRLAEILGATVLAGELSLLAAFTSSDLARAHEELGRGRVQE